The DNA window AGACGTGCTGCAGTGGAGAAACAAATGGCAGGCCTGCTATCTGAATTTGAAGGCAGCAGCCATGCCTGAAAGCAGGCCTGCCATCTGAACTTGAGGGCAGCAGCCATTCCTGAAATAGTGTGAAGTACTACTCCATTGGCAGCAAATCAGCACAACATTTCATCTTCAGAGTACAGACAGATCAGCAGGTCGGTCGCCATTCAACATGCATCAGTCTGTATACGTTGCATAGCTTCAAAGCAATGTGTCATGAATCGTGAAAGCAACACTGCATTTGGCCGACCCCAACTCCAAACCAAGGCCATACAGCTCACAAACCACGACGAAGCTGGCCAGATTCCATGGCCGCCGACGTGCCGTGCCGAGAACTGTCATCTGGATTCTGGACTGGAGCCTGCCTGCCTCAGCCTGTTCTTGGGGACAAGGCCCAGCTAAAATCCAAAGACAGATTAAAAGATACTGATGCTGTTGTGCGTAGAAGTGTGTACGTAGGGTCCGTTTGCTGAAGCTCCGCTTGATTCCGACTCTTTCATGCACTATATAGCTATATAATCAAGTAAGGATCTATTtttatctctcttttttttctcaaaaGAAACTATAAGTCGATGAAGTCACTATTTTTAGTTTCAACAGCTCTAATCCTCTATGGCCCcgtttgctggtctgaaacttggttgaGACTGGctaaaaaacattgttccggctgaatggttgtgagagaaaaatattgttccggctgaaaaaagaagccgaataagcccgaatatggagtaagccgaaTATACCGTAGTAATAACAAGGAGCCAAAGCCAGACCCTACAATAAGGAAGAGGACACAAACAAAGAAGTGGTGATTTTGTCCTGGTGCAGCAACATGGTTGCTTGGTTGTCCTGGTGCAGCAACATGGTTGCTTGGCAAACAGAGTAACAAGATATGATGATGCTCACATGACAGGTGACAGCGCCATCAGTCCCTTTCACCTGCTACTCTACGTATTCCTATTGCCAATTTGGCGTGGCGCATCAGATAAACTCCGGAGAAGAAAACAAAAGCCAAAGCAGAAAGCACGCAGCAGAATCTGGGAAGCCAAGCTCTCACAAGAGTGGAACTGGGAAGGAGAAAGCAGTAGCCTgcactcatcatcatcctcaactTGTTTTTGTTTCGTATGCCTGGTCAGCTTGGGACCAACTACCATCGAGCTCTTGCTTAGTTCCTCCAAACTCTTGAAAAATGTACTATGCAAAAAAAAGATTACCTATCACattaaacttacggtacatgcatggagtactaaatgtagacgaaataaaaaactaattgcacagtttactttaactttgcgagacgaatattttgagcctaattagtcaatatttggacaataattcacaaatacaaacaaaatgttACAGTAGGGAATCTTCACTATGTAAAATTTACCCATGCAAACTTTGCCCAACTAAACACCGCCCAAGTGCATGCATCATTTCCTTGCATTGATACCCCCTCTCATGCTCTGTTTATTGTAAACAGAGAGAGACAGTCATGTGGCCATAAATTATGACAGGGACATCACTGTGTACCTGCAGAAATTACATGATCAAATAAACAAGATGCAGGAACCAAATGGTGGTTGTTGGAAGAATGCATGTGAATGATATGATAGGCTCCAAACATCGGTAAACATGCAGTGGATCTCTGGAACAGTGGAATTAGTACAAAGATATTTGGTGGAGATGATGCAGGAATCCATTGAGGCACAGGTTGTTGCCCTGTGCTGCTGTACTAGGAATTGTGCTAGAATCACTTATATCACTATTACTGCAGCATTCCATAAacggaaatgctatacaacaaccGGGTGTTTTATCATCCGGTGGCACACGAATTTTTTTGGCTGCGGAACCGCAAGTCCGCCGCGCCCGCGTCGCTGCAGCGCCTACGCCGCCGTGCTTGCGCCCGCccgtccccgcgccgccgccgtcgtgctcGCCCGTCCCTCGTCCCTGCGCCGCCGCCCCCGGCATCTTCCTCAAGTTCAGTGagcttcttccccaactccgaTGCCGCCACCAAATTTATCTTTATCCTTTCgtagaaaaaaaattgttattTATGATTTGTTACTTGTGATTTGTTAGTTGTGCCAAGGAGtaagagaagagaggaggaagataaAAAGTATCTATGGGGAAAAAATTCAGGTGTTATCGGATGCTAAAACACCCGGGTGTTAGACAAGCTCTTCCATAAAAACAGTGACGAGCAACAGGATACAGATAGGGAGGTACTCCTAAGCATCAATTCTTTCTAGTGTACTTCAAAGCAGGAAGCAACCTGGACACCATGATTTCATTTCATGGCTAATCACAACAATGctgagggcctgtttggtttacaGGATTTTCAAAGGAATTCTAAAGGAATCGGAATCCTATAGTTTAAAACACTGTTGATTTCCTTCAGCTGCGCAGTGTTACTTCCTACGTTTTTCCTGTGTTATGGATTTCTGTGTTCCAAACAACCCTTCTAGTTATTTACCGTGtttttcctttcctctgttttaccACTACACACCCACCCCATTCCTGTGTTTTTTTTATATTCCAGTGTTTTAGATTTctgcattccaaacaggcccggAATAAAGACACACTCTATGATGACACTGTATAATCCTTTGTTAACTGTACGAGAACACAGAGCTAAAATTATCCGGAAAATAAAGCAAATTAAAAGAAATAAAGGAAGAAGATGACCCAAAAGCACAAATCAATCTCTCCTCTTTTTATACCATACCAACATGAGATTCATGGTGTCTTCCCAAACTCATTCGACACACCGGAATCTACAAATATCTAGATCGTCAACGCAACCATTTTCCTGGTTGGATTTGGTTTGGTTTGCTAAATACCACCAAATTCAAGTCAAAAGGCAGAGGGAATATGAACCAGCAGGCAGCAGTGAGCGACAGAGCATTTGGTTgacctcatcatcaggtggcatcACCAAGATGAGGATCAAGGCGGCGTCTTGAAGGCCTGCACGAGGAGCGCGAATCCGAGCGCCTTGGCCTCCTCCTCGAGCCAGAGCCTGCTCTCGAGCGCGCTCCTGGCGCGGAGCATGACGACGGCGCAGCCGGGCGGGTCCTGGAACCACCAGCCGTGGAGGTCCCAGAGCACGTCGACGGGCGCGCCGTCGACGAACACGGTCTGGTTGCCCCGGAAGTTCCAGCGCAGGCGGCGCGCGTGCACGGCGCGCTTGCCGTCGACGCTGACCCAGAGCTCCTCCTCCCCGGGCCTGCCGGAGGCGGAGGAGCGGCAGCAGCCCACGGCGACCTCGTGCTCCGGCGCGCCCTCGGCGAACCGGACCCGCGCGGTGTGCACCGCGGCGCCCGGCGTCTGCCCCGGCGCCGCCGCCACGACGACGCGGTCGGCGCGGGACACGGGGCGGATGGAGCGCGCCCGCGGGATCTGGCCCTCGAACTTGGCCTTGACGAACTCCGCCGCCAGGTCGCCCACGGCCAGCACCACCTcggcgccggcgacggcgacgacgtagAACCCGGAGACCGGCTCCGGGGACGAGGACGGGGAGGAGGACGAGGCCGCGCCGCCGTACCTGGCGGCGGTGAGGTCCCAGAAGAGGGCGAGCGGGGGCTTGtgtgccgaggaggaggaggggaggcagCAGGTGCCcttgcggcggcggaggaggacggCGGGGGACGACGCGGTGGGGCCGGCGAAGGAGAGAGCCGGGGCTCCGTGCGGCGAGTGCGACCAGGTGAGCCGCAGGAGGAGCGGCGGCAACGACGGCGCCTGCGGGGTCGCGCGGTAGGTGACGGCGACGGAGAGCGTGGACGGCGGcgccggcgaggaggaggaggagacggtgAGGGTGGACGCCGGGGTGGTGCAGGCGACGCGGACGGCGCCGTCGGAGACGCAGGACGCCAGGTCCCGCACCGAGGACGGGAGCAGCAGGCTCGACGCGCTCACCATTCCTCCTCCGATCTGCTGCGCGCGCGGTGAGGCGTGGGTGGTGAGGTGAGGGGAAGAGGAGGAGGCGTGCGAGTGTGAGAGAAGAGGGGGGGACTGGACTGCGGGGGTGGGCGTTATGGATGGGCGACCGGCCTCAGCCCTCAGGTGGTGGGCGCGGGCGGCGACGTGGCAAGGCGACCCGACGGCGGGCGAGGGTGGCGGGCGGCACGGCACGCTCTGCAGCCCGCAGGCAGAGCACGAGAGAGAGACGACTGGTAactgccggaggaggaggaggcggcttcGGCTTTAAGGCTGTCGGAGGCTGTGCTGGCCGTCGGATCACGGGCGGGGCGGACACCAACCGTCCGTTCGGCTTCCGCCCCGCACGCACGCTTATTTGTTGCTGTGATGGCGTGGGCGTGCAGCTTCTTGTCTTCCACGCGAGCTCCGAACTTTGAGAGCAAAGCTTGTCGGATCCTTAGGATTTACAATCTGTCACTCGCTTTGCAGAGCCCAAACTATATTCATCATTTTAAATAAACTATGAAAAATTAACTAATTCATTttaaattagaaaaaaaattaaGAACTGATTTATTTTAGATTAGAACAAAAATATGAATCCATTTGCCAACGTTTTGTAGCGCCGACCGGTAGATCTGTAGCCGTGTGTGTGGTCTCTGGCACTCGAAAACTCAGGATTTATATTAGTTCAATCAACACGCCCTACCTTCAGTTCTAGCGTCTGTTGGTGTTCGTGAGCACGAGTGCTCAACGAACAGATGAGAATGCTATGAGGCTTCGTCCTTAGAGAGAGCTTGGGCCTTTCTGGGGTAAGGGGGTGTTGCAATGAGAGGATTGCGTTGTCCTTCATCCTCTTTGGGGAGGCATTGTGCCGTCGTTGTGGCGTCAACAGCGTGGTGTTTTGATGCCGTCGGACACCAATCAAAACCTTGGAACGACAATCCTTCACCACGTAGATAGATCATAGTTAGGATTTGCAACTGGCATGGCACCACTGGCCTATAAAAATGGCTTCGCTAATTTTAATccacatatttggtactctacTCGAAGTATGGATTCTCTTGGTTCATCTCTAaatttaaaatagcataaataataTGAAGACTTAAATAAATAAAGGGAAAAACTATGGGCAATAAAACACTAAGgacaattaaaaaaaaatccaaatctAGCACCAATAGATAAATTATACtttttacaatttttttttgaTATTGGTtccattttttttgaaaatgaaTTAGTTATGTTTTTTAGAAAATAACATATCCCATTATTTTCAGAAATATAAAACCACCGTTGAACCCAACTAGATGGCAAAATCTGTTTGGTATCAATAGTTTTGATGGTAAAAAGTTTCGGTTCTAGAGTTTCATCACGAAAACCAAACAACAATAGTTGGATAGACGAAAAATGGACGTTTTATGGTCTATATCTTGattcatatatataatataaaaataaaaGTATCTCTTTTCCATATAAAGTGTAACATAACAAAATCGTGGTTTTCATGGCCCTGTCCTGCCCGGGATACTAGGACATTCGTAACAActctacttttttttttgttttaggccatgtttagttcacccccaactctcaactttgacactatgtaaaaaaaaaagattccccgtcacatcaaacttgcggtacatgcgtggagtactaaatattgacgaaatcaaaaactaattgcacaatttggttgtactttgcgagacgaacgttttgagcctaattagtcatcgattggacaattattaccaaatacaaacgcaATACTACAGTGCACTACAGTGTCGCTGAAAATCCGGCGACGCCACTTCCGGACTAAACGCGGCCTTacttaactttgatcaaatatattaaaaatattaatatttatagtatataattaatatcattagatacatCTTTGAATATATTTTCGTAATTAATTTATTTGAACATACTAATATTTCTATATAAATCTAATTAAAGTTAAGAAACTTTTAACCAACAGGTTTCCTATAGGTACAGATAAAAAAGACTAGAGGGAGTAGTACGGCGGCGTCAGGGGGTGTCGCCATCAGGCTGCAGAGTGAGTGTCAGTCCAGTGACACCGAGAAtgggcagcagccagcaggaaCGCAGAACGCATGTTTCCACAAACTGAATGCAGCATGCATGCTGCTGTCGCTGTCCGCCCTGTCCCTCACGACGCCTTTGTCCGTCCTGAGTGCCTGAGCATCTCTTTTACCCTGATAATCACATTAAAAAAGTTTATAGTACAATAACAATAACATTATATTTGTGTTTAGATAACGATACTTTTGTCGTTATAAATTATATATGTATTATAAGAAAAATTAATAGCCAAAGTGTGATATTCGAGACCACATCAAATCAAATCGTGTCCTCTCTATTTTGAGAGGGAGGAAGTAAATTGAATTTGAAGACTTTATTAAGTAAAATCATATAAACAAACATAAAAATCATAGACACGTGAACGCTGTTGGTTAGGATCATAAAATCAGACTCTTTTAATTAACATTGTAAAGCCAATAAGATTATATAACTAAACTAGGGGCCGAGCTAGGAAATTGTGCGAGGGGGCTCATCTTCCCTTTCTTCTCCTCCACTCTTCTCTTTGTCTTCTTTCTCCTTTCTCCTCTTCATCCATGGCTATAAAGTTTAGAGGGGGCTCCATGGGCTCTATGGGGTAGGGGCTAGAGCCCCCAATCGGCCCACATTGATCTGTCTCTGAACAAAACTATAGATTTAGCTATCGGCTTGTTCGGCTGATCGTTTctacggctgataagccggctgatgctgttttgttgtgagagaaaaacactgtatcatgactgataagttcaagcgatcaGGGTGAATATGGTTTCCATGGCCCACCTCACCTCTCACTCTCTCATTCAACGACAACACCACGACCAGCTCGTCATCACCGAAAGAGAAACAGAGCAAAAGCGATTGCACATGGCTATGTGTGTTGAGAGAGTGGGCACTTGGGCAGGTCAACTAGGCACGAAGGGGCATGTGGGACCGAGGGTGGAGAGCAGCAGTGCGGCGGTCAGAGACCCAAGGGCGATGGCCATAGGTGCATTGTCGAGCTGCGAGCAAGAAGAGGCGCACACGGTTGGCTCCGTCACGTCCTCAATACGTTTTGGGCGAACTCTGCTTGCCGTGTTTTGGGCAAGCTCTGCCCCGTCCTGATGCGTAAAGGCATGCTGGGGGCGTAGGACTGGGCAATCAATTTTAACCGATACTTCGGTTCGGTTTCTTCGGTTCTCAGAAACTTTGGTATCTAGAAAACACAAACCGATCGGTTTGTCATAGAAGGAGAAATCGAGCAGTTCGGTGTAGCCTTTCTTCGGTTCGGTTTTCGGTTGAACTGAACAAACCGACGAAGACCGCGCGTAGGAGAAAGAGGCGACGAGCGACATCGCTCGGCCTGCGCAGCCTCGCCCCCGTTACTACCGCCGTCCGACCACGCGCCGTCAACGAAGAGCCGCCCCCGCCGTCGAAGAGCAGCCAACCCTACGCGGTCTTACCGTGCTGCCGACAAGCCGCTTTGCCGCGCTCCACGCTGGCGCGCCCCTGCTGACGACGAGCAGCCCTGCCCCTGCGTAGATGAGCCCCCGCTGCCATCGAGCAGCCCAGCTTCGCGGTCACGCAGCTCCACCCGTGCTGCCGACGCGCCACCCCACCTGGCCCGCGCAGGATTCGCTAACGAGAAAGGAAAGGGGAAGAGATTCGAGTGCCTTCCGTAGGGTCTGAGGAAGAGGAGGGGTCGAGCGGATAAAGCCAAGGAGAGGGAAAGTGCGTGCGTGGAGTCGACTCGGGAAAGTGCTGGCGGTGTTGAATACTTCAGTTTGTTCGGTGGTCGGTTCGGTATTACCCCAAAACCGAAGCCGTAGCTGAAAACCAATCTTCTCATATACAGAAACCGAAACTGAAAACCGAAAGAACCAACTTTTGGGTTCTGTTCGgctcggttcggttcggttttcAGTTTAAAAGTGCCCAGCCTGACGGGGACAAGTGGCAGCGTTGGCACCCGTGGGCCAGGTTTCATGGATGTGTGCGTAGGAAAGGAAGGGAGAGACGGGAAATGAAGAAGAatggagaaaaaaaagaaagactctgacatgtgggccctactTGTCAGGTGGCTAATCCCATTTTCGGTATCCCTAAACCGAACAAAAAAAAATGAGAGTCACGTTCTTCTTCAACCAAAACGCTAGACATGAACCCATCCCTAAAAACTAAAACGAAACCATCACGATGTCTCTCGACCAAACACAATCTTAACTTCCAGGTCCTGATGAGCTAGCGCTCCATCTAATGTGTCAGATAGTTTCAGTTGGAGACAAAGTAAGATACTAAAGGCGTGTTTGGATGAACTAGCACTAGTGATTAGTCCAACtagttgggttctatggactagtgAACTAACAACTAGTTAGGGCTTTGGCTAGTTGTTAGACCAACCACTAGTTCACCTATTTAGATCTTCAAAGGCTAAACTTTAGCCAACTAGTTGTTAGTTCCTGAGATCCAACCAGGCCCTAGTTCTTGCCTCCCATCTCGTCCTCCTTTTATATGGTCCGTTGCTTCTGATAGTAAACTCTTATCTACTGCTCTGCTCCTGTGGTCCAGTAATCATTCGGTCGATCAACGAAGTTGTTAGCAATAGATAAATATAAGAGGCAGCCGTTGGCAGGGGGTCGAAGTGGAAGGAAGCGTCGGCAGATGAATGGTGGCAAAGTGCGGACACGCAGGACGCAGCAATGGCATGACGATGAACACGCGAGACGAGAGAGGAGTAGGAGTGCTCCGATCCACGCTCATCACGGGCTCACCTCATCCCACCAACTACCAATTAGTGCAGTAACTGCCACTACGATGCGCGCGGCGGTGGAACGGAATGCAATACTGCTACAATGCAACTCGTGGAATTAATAACAGTTACGACTCACAGTAATTGAGGCTGGATCGAGAAACGGATAAACAATGCTTTGCTATGCTATGCTACCAACTACCAAGGGAAGCAAAAAATGGAGGATTACAGTTACAGTTACAGACCAATGAGAGGCTCTGTTGCATTGCCTCGTCCATCTCCATGTTTTATGGATGGTTGGCTGGAATCTTGTTCTTATTATCTGCTCGAAATCCACTTCCTCTAAACTGAGTACAAATTAGGAAACGAAAAATCGATAGACTCAGTTAGTAGACCACCAGACAGTGAGTTTATATTAGGGAATAGGGACTGCAACAAAGGACAATCTTGTCACATTATTACCTACACATAAAGTTACCCATAAGTATCAGGCACTATCGTcctattcgcttggcttataagttatACTTTTTTCTgctaacgaacaatatttttctctcataataaattagctaACAGtgctttcagtcatgacttatcagccaagcgaacaatatatatatatatataactactatcctgtagctggctacaaaataacttattatgtagccactttgagttacgataattactatattaatttacgagattatagtaactccttactaagtggtttactataacgttatggtaaatatcctcatgtgttatagtaacccaactatcgtaaatatatattgacattatcgtaaattagtatataaaattatcgtaaatggaggtggctacaaaataacttattttgtagccagctactgaatagcctctccctatatatatatatatatatatatatatatatatatatatatatatatatatatatatatatatatatatatatataatactacACATGTCCAGCCTCCCAATAAATGAGGGGTCAGGCATATCAAATCAAAAGATGATGAATTAGAAACGAAGCAAAGCCTTCTCAATTTCTATATCTAGTGTCTCTTAGCTTATGTCTTCCGTCTTCCATCAATGCAGCTGCATCCGCATACATGCAAATCGCTATCATCACGAGATAATTAGTCATCAATAATTTAAGGTAGACAGCAAAACCCTATTAGttagcgcacacacacacacgtgcCACACAATGTGTGTCGCGTTTGCATTGCCCGGACGAGGTGGAAGAACCTGCACATAAATAGTCTCATAAATTTGATCCCATCTTGACAGATCGATCATTGCGTTAAGTAACTGATGATAGGCCGGGTTTGCTAGATCAGGTAGCCAATTAACACTGATGGGACTCACTAGCCGGCCGTTTGAAATTTAAGAACCGCACACAGGTGCATGCATGGAGCATGGACCATTGGTCCTTGACTCCATGAGCAATGCAATTGCATGGCCATAGTCTGATCTGACAAGCAAAGCAAACCATGTGAAATCATGGCTAAAAAAAGCTCAGTTGGAGTATACTCAAAAGATGGTAGCTCTGGCATTCAAGGAGTGACGATCTGCTTCGATGACTGAGAATGCCGGCCAGCAATACCAGGTGCTTGATTGATCCCAGGAGCATTTAAAAATATTAAATAATATATTATATGCATGATGCATGGTTTGTTGACTTTGCTTCTTATAAAGAAGAACAAGCAGGCGAATGAAACAGAAAATAGTTGTGTCCCATGCTGAATATACACTTGTTTATTAAAGCAGAAATGGAACAACCAACTGAAAACAAGGAAAAGAGGATCCATGAAAAACAGTAGACAGCTCTTCAGGTTTCAGCGCTCTCAACAACCGGCCAAATCTGAAACCAGTTCTTAACCCTGTTGTTCCTTTCCAGGAAAGATCAGAAAAAGCTGGTATCCGTGCACAATGATCTACGTACAGTCTAGTAGATATCTAATCCTGTCAGCAAAAATAAAATTTGTATTGCCAGGAAAGTGAAGGAGGCAAACTAGTATTCTGCTCGTTTTTTTATCGTACCTGTATCACTAGCTGTATGTCTCAGCAGCAAGTAGATGAATTGCTGTTGCACGGTGGGGCGCAGTTTCTTTTCTTGTTAGACTACAAGTTAACACTGTTTCTGACCTACAACAGAGAACCAGCTGACTGAGATGATGTCATCATGCAATGGGAGCGAGGTTATATAAATATAACCTCCCTCCCATGTTCTAGCTGAGGAACCCCAGCGCCTTTCTCATGTTCAATTCAATTCCCCAATTAGAGGCAGGACAAGCACTacataaaaaaaagagagaagcatTAGGGGGAAAAAATTCAGGTGCATTTGTCGTCTTCTATGCTCCAGTCAGAATGGCTCCTCGTGCTTACCTGCTGGTTGTTGGAGCACTGTAGATCTTGATCAGCATGGGAGGAAGCTTCCACTCCATCAAGACTCACTCAAGAGTCAGTTGGTCCTAGTTTAGCAGGCAGCAGCGAGGCAATGAAGAACCATTCCAGCACATGATTCCGTCCTACCTTGTATATAAAATTTAATTCAGTTGAATCAAGACCGGCAAAACTAGATTTGCTGCAACTAATACTAACTGGAATGCTTTAGAACTTCAAATTCGTTGTGTAAAGAACCAGATCTCCTGATCTTCAACAATTTTCAGAACCTGCTATACGAGGTATGATGACATGGATGGATGAAGTACGGATAAGGGGGCAGCAGGTTTTTTATGACTTAAAATGAATTATTTATGGTCTTTTTAGAGATTTAATCatagttttattatttttagaaaaatatataatataGGCAAAACCACCTTCAAAAGCAGCCGAGGGTCAAAGTGCCCGAATTGTATAGTTCAATGGCCTGAGATATCTGGTTTTAGAGTTTGATGGCAAAAACCGGACTTCAGCAATAGTTCGATGGCAAAAAATAGGCTTCTTCCAAAAAACAAAGGGTTAAGTGTTGGTTCAGACTGACAACTGGATAAACAATGTGTGGAGGGATCAGAGAATCATGCTCATGGTCCCTTGACGTGTGAAATGTATGATGAGCAAAAAACATAGTATGGTCCTACATCCAAGCACATGCCAGTGCCAACAACTACCGAGATCTCACACTCCAATGGAACGCAGTGGAAGGTTTGTGACTTTATTACCTATACAGAATTCAGTACGAAAGCAAATGGATTCACCTCCTAATGATTGAGAGATTGACTAATGATGGATTCTAAACAAAGCAAAAGCTTGCTCCCCTGTCACATGGCTAGTGTCTCCATTTTTGTTAGGCTTAGAACACATTTTTGTTAGGTACCAACTAACAACTCTTAAATGTTAGAGTAACtaggaatagtaccacattgtctaaccacgtgaggtgttagtcctatgtactctatataatcagcccatgagGCCCAATGCAATATAACACAATCTCCACCAATTATATTCTCCTTCATGGTATCATTCGCCTAGGTTTAGAAATCGATCTCCGCCGGGGGCAGCGCCACCTCTTTAGGCGCCGGATCCTATTGATCCCGCGCCCTCTTCGTCGTCGTCAAGCAGCAGATCGGGTCTTCTCGCGGCGCGCGCCGCCCTCTCCGCGCTCGCCGTGGAGGATGCTGGGCGTCGCCCCATCCCGCGCTGCCGTGGTGGTGGCCCAGGCAGATCGACCCCAACACCGCGCCGCCATGGTGGCGGCCGGCCAATCTGTGTCATCCTCGTGCGACCTCGCGTGACCACGACCCGCCGTGCGCCCCGCCCCGTCCGACTCCGGCAGCTCGTGCCGTGAGCCGGGACGAGCCTCGCTGAGGTGCACTGTTGCTGGGGTACACCTGATCCGTTGCTGCTGTAT is part of the Miscanthus floridulus cultivar M001 chromosome 9, ASM1932011v1, whole genome shotgun sequence genome and encodes:
- the LOC136481478 gene encoding uncharacterized protein; its protein translation is MVSASSLLLPSSVRDLASCVSDGAVRVACTTPASTLTVSSSSSPAPPSTLSVAVTYRATPQAPSLPPLLLRLTWSHSPHGAPALSFAGPTASSPAVLLRRRKGTCCLPSSSSAHKPPLALFWDLTAARYGGAASSSSPSSSPEPVSGFYVVAVAGAEVVLAVGDLAAEFVKAKFEGQIPRARSIRPVSRADRVVVAAAPGQTPGAAVHTARVRFAEGAPEHEVAVGCCRSSASGRPGEEELWVSVDGKRAVHARRLRWNFRGNQTVFVDGAPVDVLWDLHGWWFQDPPGCAVVMLRARSALESRLWLEEEAKALGFALLVQAFKTPP